The Candidatus Neomarinimicrobiota bacterium genomic interval GCCCACGCCCAGGCTCCTTTCTCCACGAGGAAGAGTGCCGCTGTCATCAGAACTCCCAGATAGGCAAAGAAGATGAGGAACTTCTTTTTCGCCGAACCTTTATCGGCCGCGGCACCCAGAATTGGGGCAATGAGCGCCACAAAGAGACTGGCGAGAGAATTACCAAATCCCAGCTGTGCGGTACTGACGTTGACATCGGCGCCGTAACTCCAGTACTGTTTGAAGAAGATGGGAAAGAAACCGGCCATAACGGTGGTGGCGAAAGCAGAGTTCGCCCAGTCATACAATGCCCAACCCCAAACGGCTCTCTTCTCTTCAGTCATGTCCTCTTCTATTCTACCAGAATTGGAAGTAAGTATTGAACGAAAGCATGAAGATGAATCTGCGCCAACTGTGCCGCGTTATAACAGGGAAAACGGCAGAAATTTCAAGCTCAAACGGAACCGGGCCAATAGTCCTGAGCGGATGGATATTGTGCAGTACCAGACCGAATCTTTGACTGACTAGGAAGAAACGCGTATCGTATTTGTCGTGCAGTTCAGTTCCGCCAGCCATCCATTCGTTCCAATGGGCACTATCTGAATAGTAGGTATCCCGCCGCTTAAGGTACCATTCCTGGGCTAGCGATACCGAGAACCGGTCCGGAATCAGTTCGATGAATCCGGCAATCTGAGCAGACAAAACGTCTCCCCGCTTCATGCGATATACTTCACCAATTTGCTTTAGTACCGAATCGTGCTGGACGGTGAAGAGGCCGCGCGGTGTCATTCGTGGCCAGAATTTTCCTTCCTGACTGAATAAGTAGTCCGCCCGCCAGTTGAAGCGGACCATACGGTCAAAGATGCTACGATAGAATTCGCCAAAAAGTGAAAACCTCCATTGTGTGACGCCGTTTCCCAGCATCAACTGTTTGAACTGCTTCGGCCGGCCTGTGGTATCAACTTTAGTTGCATCGTACTGTTGAAGAATCCTGGCCATTGGAAGTATCATACCGATGCCGCCGTAGACTGAATAGATCGACTCTCCCGCCCAAACCGGTGAACCGAAAAGGAGCGCATTGAATCCCCACCGTACGTCGCCGAGGCCGGAAGTGCTCCGGTCAGGATGGTAGAACGCTATAAGGGAATCAACCGTTGTCACCGCCGTGTCACTGTCAGAAAACGGATTGTACTCCGCACCGTAGATTGCATTGCCATACGGATCGGAGCCAGCCTTCAACGCCCACAGAAGTGAGTACTTCCCGCCTTGCGTGTAAAAATTTTCGTAGACTGATTCGAGCAACTGGCGCAAACTGAAACTGACAGAGCTGTACGCATTCGATAGGAACAACTCTTCGAATCTCACCTTGTTGGTGTCGTGATAGGCGATAAATCCTTCCAGATCAACATCCTGGGATAAACCTGATTTCCACCCCCATCTGTTCTGCTGCTGAGCGGTCGTATAGTATGGAATATTGATAAAGAAAGTCACTTTGTCTGTCAATCCGTATTCAATACCAATATTCACCAGCGACTCTTTGAGAGTCCTATTTGGATTGGTGATGTAACCACCGATGAAAATAGAATCGGAACCGAAAAAGTCTTCGCCGAAGTCAAAAAGCGATTTTCCCCACTCAGCCGCAGCGGAAGAGTAGTTGAATGCACTAATGATATCTTTTACCTTATCACCACCAGACATGGTGATGTCGCCGAGCGCAACGAGATCATTTTCGGAATCTCTGTTCGAATGATCGTAATACCGCTGGCCGTAGCCCTCCAGCGAGAAACGTTCGTTATAGAGTCCCTTTTTCCCGCCCCAACTGATCCAGTCGGCGTTAGAATTGCCCCTGCCCAGCGTAAGCCGCCACACATTCTTCGGCAGTGTAAAATGCGATTGGGAAGAGACTGTTCCGCTTATAAGGAACACGATGATCAGAATTCGGCTTCTGAAGATAAGAGAAATCACCTTTCAGTAAAGGAGATAGCGCTCCCTGAACTTGCTGAAATTGATTACATCTTTGGACCATGTAGCCGGCAGTTTCATGATATCTCTCTCCTGGGCAATGAAGATTCGCAGGTAGTCGTGGCCGTAGAGCTTATCGATATAGTTGTCACCAACCCATCTAAACCTGCGCGGATAGTGGCGACTGATAGTAGCAAGACACACCGTTGAAGTGTGAATGGGGGAAAAGCTGTTTCTATCGGTGATATGAAACTGGATGCCGTGGCATTCCTCACCCCGGTAAAGAGGATTCGCTATCAGAGAAGAGACAGAATCCGGTGTAAAAGTTACGGCAGTAAACCTGACACCGGGAAGTTTGTACTTCGCCAAAGACCTGATAATCTCTTTCGAGAAAATCCACGGCGCACCCAGCTGCATATATGGTCTTTCACTGCCAAGACCCGCCGAAACATTACTACCCGACGACAGTAGTCCCATCCCCACCAGAGAGAGGAGAGTGGAGACGTCTTCAACGCCGGGCACAAACGGCTTTTGTGTGAAGCCAGTCTCACTCATCCACATTTCACGCTTCCAGTTCCTCATAGGCACTACGGTCAACTCTACCCTCTCCGACTGCCTTATCCACCCTGTCTCATTCACCAGAAGTGCATACTCCCCCACCGTCAGACCGTGGCGGACGGGAACGAGATGGTAACCGACAAAAGACTGATAGTGAGGATGAACCACAGGACCATCTACATTGATTCCGTTAAGAGGGTTGGGTCGATCGAGTATCATCACCGGGATATTCAACTGGGCGGCGGCTTCCATCACTTTGGTCACTGTAGTCATGAAGCTCAAGAACCTGATGCCAGGATCCTGAATATCCACCAGAATAAAATCCACATCCTTGAGATTCCTTCTGGTAGGCTTGAAATCCCGTCCCCAAAGTTGTTTCACCGGCGCCCCAAACCAGGGATCCTCCCCTCCGTGCATGATGCTGACCTCCTGCGTTCCGCTGGCAAGAATACCAAACTCAGGCGTGAAAATAATCCTGATATCAAAATCCGACCGGTTTCGGGAGAGCAAGTCGAGTAGATGTTCACCTCTCCGATTGACACTGGTATGATTGGCCAGAATAGCAAGCCGCTTCCCTTTCAAAGGTTCGAAGCCCATCTCTTCCAGGATATCGAGCCCGCTGAATATAGCGGGAAATTGTGCCATGTCCGGCACCGGCATTACTTTTGAATACTGAAAATCCTGGGACACACAAAAGGATATTATTGTAGTAATTATAGCAATTAAGTATTTTGTATAAACTATAACTTTAATCATGAATCTGCTCTTATAAACATGTTGAGGAGTGAAGAAGTACCAACCATCACGGTGACGCCGATGATTGTAAACCACGGCCAGGCAATATCAGTGAGTAAGACGACTCCTACCATCACCAGCAGCGAAGTGACAAAGCCGGAAACCACCGAAACCTTCGAGCATTCGCGTGCGGCGAAGCGACCGATAACGAAGAATCCCAGAAGACCGCCATAAGTGAACGATGCGATAGTAAGTCCTACTTCCACCAAGGGGCTTTCGGTGGAGGTGAACAGGGTTGCGCCAAAGATAAGCACTACTGCCCAGAAAACAGAAAGCATCCTTGACATGGCGAGGGTAACCTTATCCGGTCTGGCGCTCTTGATCCAATCTGTCATGGTAGACGATGCCAAGGCATTGATGGAGGAACTCAACGTCGACATGGCCGCCGAAAATATTGCGGCGACGATTAAACCTTTGAGACCGGCGGGAAGATTCTCGAGGATGAAAGTTGAGAACACTTCGTTGGCATTCATTTCAGGCTTCTGATAGAAAAACCAGATACCTACCCCCAAGATAAGGAAGACGGCGAACTGAAAGAAGACAACGATGCCGCTGCCGATAAGTGCTTTCTGTCCATCTTCTTTACTTCTGGCAGCTATGATACGCTGCACCATAAGGTGGTCCGTACCGTGGGAAGCCAGTGACAAGAACACCCCTCCCGCCACCGCCGTCAGAAAGTGATACGGTGCATTGATCAGTGAAGAACCGCTTTCTGAGGCGAAATGGAATAAGGTCAGTTTGCCCACACCGGAAGCTGATGATAATATGTTTGACCAACCGCCGTCGAGCAGTCCATCCAGAACAACGTAGGTGGCCACCGCCCCCAGAATATAGATGCCG includes:
- a CDS encoding DUF1343 domain-containing protein, which translates into the protein MAQFPAIFSGLDILEEMGFEPLKGKRLAILANHTSVNRRGEHLLDLLSRNRSDFDIRIIFTPEFGILASGTQEVSIMHGGEDPWFGAPVKQLWGRDFKPTRRNLKDVDFILVDIQDPGIRFLSFMTTVTKVMEAAAQLNIPVMILDRPNPLNGINVDGPVVHPHYQSFVGYHLVPVRHGLTVGEYALLVNETGWIRQSERVELTVVPMRNWKREMWMSETGFTQKPFVPGVEDVSTLLSLVGMGLLSSGSNVSAGLGSERPYMQLGAPWIFSKEIIRSLAKYKLPGVRFTAVTFTPDSVSSLIANPLYRGEECHGIQFHITDRNSFSPIHTSTVCLATISRHYPRRFRWVGDNYIDKLYGHDYLRIFIAQERDIMKLPATWSKDVINFSKFRERYLLY
- a CDS encoding sodium:solute symporter; the protein is MTSIDFTVLFVYLIIITGVAVWAGRRQTSAHSFFLADRNLPWWVIMFSVVATETSVLTFLSIPGIAYHSDLGFLQLAMGYIIGRWLVARFLLPHYFEQGIESTYEFIGYRWGRPVQRFTSLIFLCTRILADGVRLFMVAIPLALITGWSYPASIAVIGVFTLAYTLIGGIRSVVWADTVQFGIYILGAVATYVVLDGLLDGGWSNILSSASGVGKLTLFHFASESGSSLINAPYHFLTAVAGGVFLSLASHGTDHLMVQRIIAARSKEDGQKALIGSGIVVFFQFAVFLILGVGIWFFYQKPEMNANEVFSTFILENLPAGLKGLIVAAIFSAAMSTLSSSINALASSTMTDWIKSARPDKVTLAMSRMLSVFWAVVLIFGATLFTSTESPLVEVGLTIASFTYGGLLGFFVIGRFAARECSKVSVVSGFVTSLLVMVGVVLLTDIAWPWFTIIGVTVMVGTSSLLNMFIRADS